In Corynebacterium aquilae DSM 44791, the genomic stretch AACACCGGCGGTGATTTTGGCGCCGCGGTGTCGTTTGGGGTGGGGACTCGTGCTTTTTTCCACGCGGCTATCTTAGCGCGCAGGCATTTCCTTAACGAATGCTTATGGGTTTTCGCCCCGAACTTTCGCCGCCCGCGCCCGAATACTGTCCTCCGGGATGCGCCCGTCGGCGACGGCGGCTTCCACGTCATCGATGGCTTGGTTGAGGTGGGCGGTGGTGATCCACAGGGCCACGTCGGCGCCGGCGGCGATCGCCGCCTCAGCGGCTTGGGCGGGCCCCATCAGGTCAGAAATTGCTTTCATGCCGGACAGGTCGTCGGTGTAGACCACCCCGCCGAAGGGCACCCCGCCCGGGTAGTCGCCGCTGCGCAGCAGCTGGTAGATGGCGGGGTCCAGGGTGGATGGCAGTGCGGGGTCGCCGTAGTCGGGCACGATCATGTGGCCGACCATCACGGCCGCCCCCGGCAGGCTGAGCGCCTGCGCGTAGGGCGCCAGGTCTAAGTCTTTGAGCGACTGTATTGGCGGGGTGACGACTTCGGCGTAGTGGCTATCGCCGCTGGCGCGGCCGTGCCCGGGGAAGTGTTTGAACACCGGGGTGACCCCCGCGTCGAGCAGCCCGCGGCCGAAGGCGGTGGCGAAGGTCGCGGCGGTGGTGGGGTCCCCGGAGAAACTCCGATCCCCAATGGCGCCGTCGGCGGGGCCACTATCGACGTCGAGAACCGGCGCGAAATCCACGTTAATGCCGGCGGCAAACAGTTTGCTGCCCAACTCAAAGCCGGTGGCCTGGACTTGCTCCGGGGTCATTGTCTGGGCCATCACCCGGGGCGCCGGAACCGCCCCAAATAGCCCCGACTGCCGCACCACACGGCCGCCTTCAGCGTCGATGGCAACGTTGAAGGGGCGGGGGAACTCCTGGCGCAGCGCCTGGATGTTGCGGCCCGGCTCCGTGATCAGGGCCGGATCCGTCCAGGACCCGATGAACAAGCCACCGACTCCGGCGGCCAGGGCCTGGCGGGCATCGTCGTAATTGCTCACCCCCACCATCATCAGCGTGGCAATATCTTCCCGCACCGGCCGCTGTGGCGGCGCCGGCGGTGGAGCGGGAATACTGCTGGTCGGCTCAGCGGAGGACGTCGCCGGAGCCTGGCTGGTCGTGGGTGCCGCGCTGGAAGATGGGGCGACCTGGCTGGTGCTACTTGCTAGCTGCTTATCCCCCGCCGAAGCGCAGCTGACCAGCGCCAGCGAGGCGACGGTGCTCGCACCCACCCAGGCCACCAGGCGGTGGCGTGGGCTGTTAGATGCGGGAGAAGTCATCATCAACGGGTCCTTTGACAAAACACGAACAATCCGGGTGCACGCTTTTCAAATGCGTTTCAACAGTACCCCTCTTGCGCCCACCACCCCACCCACAACGCCTGAGCACACCCACCACCACCCCACCGCACAGCCACCGCACACTTTTTCTGCGCCACCGCGCCCACATATCGCCCACCTATGC encodes the following:
- a CDS encoding glycoside hydrolase family 3 N-terminal domain-containing protein, encoding MTSPASNSPRHRLVAWVGASTVASLALVSCASAGDKQLASSTSQVAPSSSAAPTTSQAPATSSAEPTSSIPAPPPAPPQRPVREDIATLMMVGVSNYDDARQALAAGVGGLFIGSWTDPALITEPGRNIQALRQEFPRPFNVAIDAEGGRVVRQSGLFGAVPAPRVMAQTMTPEQVQATGFELGSKLFAAGINVDFAPVLDVDSGPADGAIGDRSFSGDPTTAATFATAFGRGLLDAGVTPVFKHFPGHGRASGDSHYAEVVTPPIQSLKDLDLAPYAQALSLPGAAVMVGHMIVPDYGDPALPSTLDPAIYQLLRSGDYPGGVPFGGVVYTDDLSGMKAISDLMGPAQAAEAAIAAGADVALWITTAHLNQAIDDVEAAVADGRIPEDSIRARAAKVRGENP